A window of Ruminiclostridium herbifermentans genomic DNA:
CTAAGTCCAGCATATTTGCCTGTATTGACTCAATAGGCTTTCCAACTGTCTCTGATTTAATCCGCAGCTGTCGAACCATCTCAGCGTCTATATCTGATGCCGTAAGTTCATAGCCCTGCTTTGCCAATTCAAGAGAATATCCTCCTGTTCCGCAAGCAATATCCAATATAGTTTTAGGCGGTTTTCCAGCAACCTCTTTTATAAATCTAACCTGCTCATTCCCTGTTGGAAATATATAGTCGTAATACTGCGATATCTGTTCATAAAATCCCATATGAATTCTTCCTTTATAGTTAAGATTTATATACTACTGCTTTGCGAAATCATTGCTATCAGCTAAACATCCGATGATATTGGACGATAGTTTGAGTTTGAAAGCTACTCGATATCTTTGCACGAACATAATGCAATTAATTTTTTTCACAGAGCTTTTATTTGTTTAGCAACGCTATTAGGAATTTTGTTGGTATTCCCTGCTCAGTAAACATTATTTCATGCTCTGTAGGAATGCTTCCCTCAAATCCGCTTGCATGTAAATCCTCAGTTATATACTTTATTATAAACCCATTTTCTTCAAAATATTTTATTGAATGCTGGAAGAGTTCATCATTATCAGTTTTAAACCAAATTTCTCCACCATCCTTGAGAAATGTCTTATATTTAACAAGCTGTTTGCTATGGGTAAGCCTTTTCTTATTGTGTGCCCTTTTAGGCCATGGGTTACAAAAATTAATATATATTCTTTCTATATCATCAGTGCTGTCAAGCATATTATCAATCAATTCTATATTATGTGACATAAGCTTTATATTGTTAACAGAAGTAATACCTGCTTCATCATATTTCTTTACAATTTTACGCTTTGCAAGGGCTAAAACTTCACTTTTTATATCTACAGCAATATAATTTATATGCTGATTAGCAGCACCCATTTCAGAAATAAATACACCTTTACCACACCCAAGTTCTAAATGAATTGGATTGTTATTATTAAAAAGTTCCTGCCATCTACCCTTGTATTTAGGAGGGTCAGAAATAAAGAAATGGCAAGCTGCTAATTCGGGCCTTGCCCATGGTTTTCTTCTAAGTCTCACATTAACACATCCTATATTTATTATTTTAAAATTTTAAAGTTTAAATACTTTTTTACATATTGAAAACCCACACGTGGGTTTTTGCTGCTCGAAAATGCATCATGTTTGCACAAATTATAATTTCGAGCTTATATCATGTAGCTAAAAATTTGATACTTTAGCCATACACTTTAAGTATAATTTAAAATTTTAGTATGCTCACATGCATTTTATATTCTACCCATCACACTGCTAAAAACCCACACGTGGGTTTTTGCTGCTCGAAAATGCACCATGTTTGCACAAATCATAATTTCGAGCTTATATCATGTAGCTAAAAATTTGATACTTTAGCCATACACTTTAAGAATAATTTAAATTTTTAGTATGCTTACATGCATTTTAAATTCTACACATCACACTGCTAAAAACCCACACGTGGGTTTTTGACGCTCGAAAATGCACCATGTTTGCACAAATCATAATTTCGAGCTTATATCATGTAGCTAAAAATTTGATACTTTAGCCATACACTTTAAGTATAATTTAAATTTTTAGTATGCTCACATGCATTTTAAATTCTACCCATCACACTGCTAAAAAACCACACGTGGGTTTTTGCTGCTCGAAAATGCACCATGTTTGCACAAATCATAATTTCGAGCTTATATCATGTAGCTAAAAATTTGATACTTTAGCCATACACTTTAAGTATAATTTAAATTTTTAGTATGCTCACATGCATTTTAAATTCTACACATCACACTGCTAAAAACCCACACGTGGGTTTTTGACGCTCGAAAATGCACCATGTTTGCACAAATCAAATTTTCGAGCTAGTCACATCTAATTTTACAGTTAGTATCACACTTGTGTCTACTATAAATTTAAACATATTTTTGTAGCATATTTCACCTAGATTTTTTCATACATACATATTAGCTATATATTATTTATTTCCCAAAACTCAGACAAACTCATGTTATACACGTAAAAATAATTTGGAAATATCAGCAATAAATACAGCTTGTAAAAATTATTTCAAATATCATTGTAATATATGTTATTATATGAAATATGCTTATCTTAGAATATAAAGAAAAGGCCATTAGCTAAAAAGAATGTGGAAGTAGTAGTCAAAAGACGCATACCTCCACCATATCTTTATCAAATTTAGTGCCTTAATCCGGCGTGGAGGTTAGTATGGATAGTATATTGTTTATTTTAAAATCAATTATATTAGGTATCGTTGAAGGAGTTACCGAATTTTTACCAGTTTCTTCAACTGGACATCTAGTAATTTTTGAGAATTTATTAGGTTTTAAAACTATAAGTTCAAACTATGTTGAGATGTATACTTATGTTATTCAGCTTGGTGCTATATTAGCTGTTATAATTTTATACTGGAGCAAGATTAAAGATACACTTGTAAATTTCTTCCCACATAAGGTTGGTTATTCAAAATCTGGTTTCAAATTCTGGTTTATGATTTTTATTGCTTGTATTCCCGGTGGAATATTTGGAGTGTTACTTGATGATATAGCTGAAGAGTACTTATTCAAGCCCTTACCTGTTGCAATTACTCTGTTTTTAGGAGCTATATGGATGCTATACGCAGAAAACAAATTCAGAAACAACAATCTTGTAAAGCAGGAATTAAGTGTTACACCTAAGCAAGCTTTGATTGTTGGTGCATTTCAATGTTTGGCAATAATTCCGGGCATGTCTCGCTCAGCTTCAACTATTATAGGAGGTTGGGTATCAGGTCTTTCAACTGTTGTTGCAGCTGAATTCTCCTTCTTTTTAGCAATACCTGTAATGGTGGGCATGAGTTTTCTGAAGATAGTTAAAATGGGCGGCTTTGCTACTCTTACTCCTCTAGAAATGACTTCTCTAATTGTTGGGTTTATTGTTTCGTTTTTAGTAGCATTAGCTGTAATTAGCAAGTTTATTAATTATCTAAAAAAGAAACCTATGAAGGTTTTTGTATATTATAGAATGATATTTGCTGTGATTGTGTTGTTAGCTGGGTTAGTTGGGTTATTTTGATTACACTATCAATTAAAATAAAGTTTTATGTTTTCATATAGTGTAGTTTTCAAGACAATTACTATCGGCTATATATAAAATGATATAAGCCGATAGTTTTGTTTATTTTAATAAGTTTATAGTTAATAGATGCGAAAGATAATTTATTAACATAGACTAATACCTAAATAGTTCTCAAGTTCTTCTATAAACAAAAAGTGCTTGTACAAGGCGATTTATCTGCGTAAAATTTTTTATATAAACTATCTTTATATAACTTTTTAGCGTTCCTGCATGCCTTTTTAAGATTAACCTCAGAATTCAATAAGTCAAAATGATTATCTGCTTTATCATACTTTATCTTTAATATTGCGCTTAACTTTTTAAAATATTTCTGTCTAGTACATTGCTTTCTAAAAGATTAAAATAAAGAAAAAACCAAAGTTCTACGCATTCATTTGACCATATTGGTATGTAACCTCTTTTTTCATCAGTAAAAAAACATCATTAAATTGTCCACGATAAATATTAGTAATATTTGAAATTTTAATAAAATGCTTACTAAATTGTATTGTTTATGTAATTTATTAAGCTTATAATGTGCTTAGGATTAAACTCATCTTTCAGGTCTTAACATTTCTTTTAAATTAGTGATGTCTTAATAATTTATATTGGAGGTTATTTTATGAGGCATGTAAATGAAATAGTTCCCTACAATGAATTTTGGGGAAATTGCATTACAAATATGTTTACTTCAATTCTTCAAAAGGAACACCCCAGCTATGTGCCACTAGTTTATTCGAATAGTTATGAGTATCATATCAGTCCTTTCCGTTTAGATTACACCAAAGAATATTATGATTTTTTTGGAGATAACATTTTTGTTTTTAACAGATATAATTTTTTCAATAAAGAAAATTTCCTTCCGGAACTAAAGAATATAATTATTAATAATCCGTATGTAACCTTATATGTTGATTTATTCTACTGGAATAAGGACTGTACATATTATAACAGAATACACTCTAATCATTTTGCATTTGTTATTGGATTTGATGAGGAAGAAGATGTATTTTATGCCTTTGAAGATGATGTCAGTTTAAACTATGACTTACGGAAAATTCCTACTCAAAATGTTATACAGGCTTTTCATTCAGAGTTTAAGGAAGATTATGAAGATTATAGAATTATTACATTTAAAAATAATGATCTTAAGCCCTATGTCTTAGACTTAGATAATATTAAAGCAGATTCTGAAAGGTTGATACATAGATTAGAATTTTTTCTAGAAAGAAAACATGTTCTAGACGAGGAGCGTCCTCTTACAGAGATTACTAACGTCCATCACTATACATATGAATTCGGAAAAATATCTAACAGGATGAAGGGAAATATCATTTTCTTTAGAAAATTAAGAGATAGCGGTATTATCAGCCAAGAACTTTCTGATGAACTTATTCAAATTGCTGATGAAATGATTAAAAAGTGGATGCTGGTTAAAAATATTTTCTTTAACCACTGTCTGCGCAAGAAATTTTCAGAAATTGAAAAGGTTGAAAAACGCATAAGTGAACTTTTTATAAAAGAAAAAGATATGTGGTCAAAGCTTGTAGAATATAAACCTGTTTAAGCATTCGTTATATTACCTAATAAAAAGCAACGTTACCTTTTAGATATTAGAAAAGATAGATGCTTTCTTTGACAAGCAATATGAATTATAGCAGCTTGAAAGAAAGTGGCTTTATAAGCTTCATCCTTATGGTGATGCTGGGTATAACAGAAATCAAAAAAGTATTTCTAAATTGTAACCACTTTTTTCTTTCATCTAGTATATACTTGTATATATAGAGTAGTGGACTTTTGATTATTAAAAGTCTATCTCTACTTAATTTTAGCAAAGTATATAGGAGAGTTGCATTTATGAAAAAAACTATTACCTTTTTGTTGTTGTTAGTTATATTTTTTACAAGCTTTAATATTAATACAGGAGCAGAAGAAATAACGCTCTTGCCAGCTGTTGAAACAACCAGTACTGGCGATAAATGGGGCTATATAGATCAAACTGGTCTATTTGTGATTAAGCCTACATATGACTTTGCTACAGAGTTCAATGACAAAGGAATAGCAATTGTCAAAAACAATACTAATAATGAATTTGATTATGGGGATGTTTATTTTATTAACAAATCAGGTGAGGTTGTTTCAGGCCCATTTACCTCATATACACCTGTATTTACAAATGGTTTAGCTATAATTGTAACTGATAAAGCAACCTCATTTGTTGTTGATGAAACAGGTAAAGTTATCTTACAGAGCAAATATCCTCTTGATAATTATTCAGAAAACCTATTAAGCTTTTATGATTCGTCAAAAAACTGCTATGGCTTTATGGACTTAAAAGGCAAAATAGTTTTGCCTGCAAAATACTATAGCGTGGAACCCTTTAAAAATGGAAAAGCTATAGTTCAGCTAAATGCTGATACATATTCTGTCATAGATAAAAATGGTAAGGTTCTAGAAAATATAAAAAGTTATAATAATTATAGTTCTTCTGAGGGACTTACTGTTTATTACGATGAAAAAAGCAGCAAGTATGGATATAAGTTATTTAATGGTACAGTTTCTATAAAACCACAATATAAATCAGCAGAACCCTTCAAGGACGGGTATGCTATAATAAGTATTTCTCATGGAGAATATGGACAGCGCTATGGCTTGATAAATAAAAAGGGTGAATACGTTGTAAAACCTGAGTATTCTGAAATTTTATATCTAGGACAGGGTTTATACGCTGTTGCAAAAAACTTTGACTTGTTTAGTAATTACTATGCCCCTAAAGCACTAATGAATATTAAAGGTGAATTGCTAACTGACTACCAGTTCAACAATATTTCAGAGTTTGTAGGTAAATATGCAATTGCAAATCAAAATGCCACTACCCTTTTCATTGATAAAGAAGGAAATATTGTAGAGAATCTTCCACAGCTTAAAGGCATTGGTTATATGGAATTTATTGGAGATATCATCAAAGCCCAGGTTGATGGTGGTTTAATATATTTTGACAATGAAGGTAATATTATATGGCAAAAAAATGATACAGTACCTCTTAGCAATAATATAAGTGTAAGCAAACACAAGTACAGAAGAGACTATCTTACGTATATTGAGTATCCTGAAGTAAAAGGTATGAAAGATACTGCCATTCAGGAAACCGTTAATGAAAGATTAAAGAAATTCTTCCTTGATGGCTATGAGGGTGACCCAGTTGAAATAAAGAGTACTACCTATGATAATGCAGAGTACCTAGATGAAGAATATTATGAAGACATTTCTATAAAATATAACCTTGAAAAAAATAAAGACTTGCTTATTATAGAAAAATCAGGTTATTGGTATCCTATTGGTGCTGCACATGGTATGCCTTCAAAAAAATATCTATATATCGACACTAACACCGGAGCATTTTACCAACTGAAAGATTTGTTTAAGGCTAATAGTAAATATTCAGAAAAGCTTTCCTCCATTGTAAATAACCAATTTGCCTTAAATAAAAGAATTGGGGATATATCTGGAGAAATTAGCTACTTTGTTGATAAGGTAGAGGTTTCAGCAGAGCAACCTTTCATTATAGGAAAAGACTCTTTAAAAGTATATTATTATCCTTATGATATTTCTAGCTATGCAGCTG
This region includes:
- a CDS encoding undecaprenyl-diphosphate phosphatase, with translation MDSILFILKSIILGIVEGVTEFLPVSSTGHLVIFENLLGFKTISSNYVEMYTYVIQLGAILAVIILYWSKIKDTLVNFFPHKVGYSKSGFKFWFMIFIACIPGGIFGVLLDDIAEEYLFKPLPVAITLFLGAIWMLYAENKFRNNNLVKQELSVTPKQALIVGAFQCLAIIPGMSRSASTIIGGWVSGLSTVVAAEFSFFLAIPVMVGMSFLKIVKMGGFATLTPLEMTSLIVGFIVSFLVALAVISKFINYLKKKPMKVFVYYRMIFAVIVLLAGLVGLF
- the trmB gene encoding tRNA (guanosine(46)-N7)-methyltransferase TrmB, producing the protein MRLRRKPWARPELAACHFFISDPPKYKGRWQELFNNNNPIHLELGCGKGVFISEMGAANQHINYIAVDIKSEVLALAKRKIVKKYDEAGITSVNNIKLMSHNIELIDNMLDSTDDIERIYINFCNPWPKRAHNKKRLTHSKQLVKYKTFLKDGGEIWFKTDNDELFQHSIKYFEENGFIIKYITEDLHASGFEGSIPTEHEIMFTEQGIPTKFLIALLNK
- a CDS encoding WG repeat-containing protein: MKKTITFLLLLVIFFTSFNINTGAEEITLLPAVETTSTGDKWGYIDQTGLFVIKPTYDFATEFNDKGIAIVKNNTNNEFDYGDVYFINKSGEVVSGPFTSYTPVFTNGLAIIVTDKATSFVVDETGKVILQSKYPLDNYSENLLSFYDSSKNCYGFMDLKGKIVLPAKYYSVEPFKNGKAIVQLNADTYSVIDKNGKVLENIKSYNNYSSSEGLTVYYDEKSSKYGYKLFNGTVSIKPQYKSAEPFKDGYAIISISHGEYGQRYGLINKKGEYVVKPEYSEILYLGQGLYAVAKNFDLFSNYYAPKALMNIKGELLTDYQFNNISEFVGKYAIANQNATTLFIDKEGNIVENLPQLKGIGYMEFIGDIIKAQVDGGLIYFDNEGNIIWQKNDTVPLSNNISVSKHKYRRDYLTYIEYPEVKGMKDTAIQETVNERLKKFFLDGYEGDPVEIKSTTYDNAEYLDEEYYEDISIKYNLEKNKDLLIIEKSGYWYPIGAAHGMPSKKYLYIDTNTGAFYQLKDLFKANSKYSEKLSSIVNNQFALNKRIGDISGEISYFVDKVEVSAEQPFIIGKDSLKVYYYPYDISSYAAGFIEFEIPYGQLTSIIDTKGAFWNSFDKVILSKKINVISYGITTDTVKSIESVIDFYEKNLIEAINSNKFSKVESCLLKGSNLYNSQKKLVPYLYNKNTKEKLINYEIYAIDYDYVNQQYRAYVLEEIAIKYSGKNYVNNKYSWCYTLKADSTGNLKMTDIFKW